TAGAGCAGGCCCTAGCAAACTACGTTCATTGCACTGAATGGGTTACACCAAACCTAATCAAGCCAGTATATCCCTCAACGACAACAAGGCGATCCAGGGCGGTGGAGGGGtacctaagcgcttaggcgaccaaggtgcccaagcgttattttttatttcccctcttttctgaCATTATTTAGTAagttacaatatataccttatatcataaaaaatcaacattaagttacatcaaatcatcaaataTCAAcagagaactagaagacagcagaactgaagacgCATgctattgaaagtttgaaacaatcaaaacatacctgtggtttatactgttcttggaaatgATCATTGTCCtcgtatacctagtctcacatttggaaaatataatcttactataagtaattaaattgcttcCGATTTAGAGAaataagtttgactggtcaaatgattttatttttacatgagacattttgtattaggtagagcacaaaaccagctttccaacaaatccaagattatttaaatctgattaatattgaaggagttatgttccagtcaaaacttatttggtatgcgcgaatgctgtttaaaatagacttaaatgaaaaaaaaataaaaatttgacaTCAAAACAAAACGATTATTTTACCGCTCGTTAGGTTTTTAGTGAAGTTTTGGTATAAAAAGATTGatagaatttttaaatttgagaaataccctaacatttgaaagttgaaaatttcacctactgctgaaaatctagtttttggttcttgaattttttttggggggggggggggagggaggggttgactttttatcgttttggaatttaatttttttaactacttttattggattcaaataggaggtatttacttatttatgaataatatctgaAATGAATGTAataatatttacttaaatgatatttggcataaataagtaccAAATCTGATTCGATACCAATAAAACAGCACTTTACACTAAGGCAACAGTTGCcgaaacccccaaaaaaacctGGACGCCACGgtaacgccttgacaactatggatgcaGACATATTGAGATCAAGTACTTAGTTGTTAAAGAAGCTGTTTGGGATTGTTGAGTATCTATAGAACATATTAGAACTGAGGAGATGATTGTTGACCCTTTCATCGAAAGGCTTCCACCCAAGTTTTTGTACATCATATGGATCATAAGGGATTACGTAAAGTATTATGTGACTGATGTTTCATTAAAACATTGCAATATACAGTAATTGATTCTGAATCCAAGTATTTCTGCCATTTTGTTTTTGTCATCCTTATTTTGTGCACATATACTTTGAAATGACAAACACCTATAAGGTCAAAAGGCAATAAAGTTTGTACCCAGAATTAAAATGGGGTTTGATTCTATAAAGTAAAAAACTTGTCACATAAAGGTTCATCCTGAAGAGAACTCATTGTAACAGATGGAAGGGAGTATTGGACAtgtaagtaggggtgtcaaatttGGAACCAAACCAGGTAAACCGGCACGAACATAATCGGAATGGCCCGACACAAACCGAACTGGTCTTATTGGGCTATTTTCAGGTTGAGGGTAGTACAACCCTTAAAACCAAAAGAGCCCgacaccaaaccaaaaccggcTCAAAACCCGAActgaaaccaaaacaaaaccaaactgataccaacccgaaacccattaaaaaatcatattttctattgttttataTAAATGTATATGTTAAACAGAACCCAAACCGGGCCAAAACCGAAGCCGATAACAAACTGATAACCCGAAACCGaactttccttattggtttggtttcaccattcccacaccgAAACCGCCTCAACCAaaccaaccgattgacacccctacatgtACCGCCAACATTCATGGTTagaattttcattttgaacataAAATAATCCATAAAGTTTGAACCTGAATGTTACAGTAAGGCCATACATTAAATTTGCAACATAAGACATATACTTGGCATGTGGCAATATgggccaagtgggagaatgttggcTGATGTGGCCCATTTGCCACATCAGCAGAACAGTTTCAGGGTTCAATGGACAGGATTGTAACCACCCATAACTTCCCTGATGGTGGGAAATTATAAAGGGTGCTTTGTGATAGAGGGGACATGGTCTTCATCGTGGATTTTGCAAAACATACCATCAACTTCAGTTGTCGAGTGAGAGACAGAAGAGGCCATTAACACCTATGTCAGTGTGAGGGAGTGTTCAACATCAGAGCAGGTGTAACCGTGTTCGTGCAAAGGGAGAAAGTTGGATTAATGGTAGGATTGTTGGGGTCAATCGGAGGTATGTTCTGCTAACTTCCGTTTACCTTTCACAGTTGGTATCAATGCATATATGTCAAAACCAAAGGTAGccatttcttattttagttttatATGTAGTCGAAATTCTCTTAACGAGTAGATATCTAGGATTGTTACATGAGATAAAACAGTTTTTGACATACAACTTTGAAATGAAGGATATGAGTGAAGCCTTCGATGTTTTAAGCATAGAGATTCACCACGACAGGTCAAACAAGACATCAAGGTTATCTCAAAGAGGATACTTGACAAAGTTCAAGAACGTTTAGGATGAAGGACTGTTCGACAAGTGTAGCACCCATAGTTAAAGACAACAGACTTAGTCTAGAACAATGTCTGGTGAGTGACTTAGAGAAGCAAGAAATGCATAATACCCCATATATGTTTGTTGTAGGTAGCCTGATGTATGCTTAGGTTTGCACAAGGCCTGATAATGCCTTCGCAGTGGGAGTTTTGGGAAGGTTCCAGCAAAATCGTGGTATATCGCCTGGACTACAAGAAAGTAAGTGTTGAGATATCCTCAGGATACTAAGGATCACATGCTCACATACAAGCATGTTGATGACTTGTAGCTGTTAGATTACTCAGATTTTGATTATGTTGGGTGTGGAGATACAAGGAAATCTAATTCAGGCCATATCTTTCTACATGATGGAGAAGTGTGAAACAACTGAAAACTGTTTCTTCCACTATGGAAGTAGAAGTTGTGGCATGTTATGAGACTATCTCTCAAGCTTAACGGTTGAGGCATTTCGTCATAGATCTCAAGGTTATTCCTTCTATTGTAATacgggtacaagggtagaattgtcctagggATATATTTATCATTGTACCTGTTCTAGATCCTTCTATTATCTATTACAAATAAAGCTGGCCGGTGGCTCACATGACCATGGTTTAagatcggtatgtatcgtatcggtccgatacgtctctttttttttttttaaatgtcttGTCTCGGATTGTATAGAAATGTATAGGCCTATACAGgtcgatatgatacgatacgatacgaccgatacgtatcaatacatatcgatacgtccagtaaagggttctgtgggtggtttaatacgtatcgatatgcatcgatacatatcgaccgatacggctcgatacatgctgatacataccgatacatactgatacatACTGATACGTACCAATACCATtaatacattccataaaaaaaccatATTCATTATTCACTCATagactcgatacaactcctattctaacagaaaaatgaaggaaaactctcaaccaagagactaaaatcttgcatttaatcttggtttttcacacttttggaccaaaaaatgaatcaaggagACGAGTAGACGactacaacatgtaagaaacatcatcttttataacaatttcaatttaacgCACTTgcctggttatacattattctccattttagtatttatgcatgatatatattatatactgcttgttatattgttttttgtgtccaaaagtgtattttcatgtgtattttgaccattttcatgcgtttctgcaccgttcgatatgtatctccgatacaatacgatacgtctcttaaaatcgcccaaccgatacgatacctgttgccgatactttaaaccttgcttcAGTCTAAGGAAAGAGCATTGCTAACATCAAACCTTGCAGCACAGCCACAAGCCGCATTCGTGTACAGAAGAGTAGAAGGTTGGACTAATGGAAGGACTGTTGGGGCCAAACGGAGGTAAGTTCCGTTCATTTCCGCTTAAGTTTACAAAACACATGTAGCCCATATTTGTACCAACACTTTCTGGATTTGTTATCACTGACTGATGTGAAGTGGAAGGGATAAAGtgctctccctccccctctggaTTTAGTCACTCAATGATTTGAAGAAGTAGGGGTAaagttctttctctctccttccccttctctttctctggtcTTTACGTAAGCATACTTTAAGTACTCCAGATAACTTAAGGCATCAACTGGTTCAAAAGGGGTGCATGTCATATGGCTTCATTGGAGCCGAAGGAAGGGATATAAACAGGACATGGAGTAGAGGCATTTAATCCTTATGATCATGTTGGTGATAAAGCCAAACTTCAGAGGAAAATAACATAAATATTTGGCCCAAGTACAGAACAACTCAgtataaaatcctaaaagcaccAATTGGGACAATGATAGAAGAGAGAAGTCATAGCATACACACTCAAGTTTCAAACAGTTTTAACTCACCTTGAGTTTTGTACTTCTCATAGAGGTGGGAGAGTTCCATGTAATTCGTTGTGGTCAGACCgctgagattaaaaaaaacaagcCCTTTAGTAAGAACAGAGATGAGTTTATTAAtctaaaaataatattattaagaGGTCAAATTAGAGCTACGAAACTAAGATCATTACAACAGGAACAATCGATGGTCAACCTGAACTAAgtcctgatttggtatgatttctatttcaatttctgattgattttcatgaaatagtccatgaaatagatttttggtcaagaaattgaaattatttggTTGCATTAATCTGAAATAtatcaagaataagaaatcaatttggtagttcaatttcgaagaatttaaaataaaaaaggagcaTCCTAGTGGACGAGgttcccgctactgcagggtctgggaggggtaaatgtacgcagccttaccttaccccctgcttcacaggagagactgtttccaagttttgaacctgcaaccaacaggttgcaatagcacaatgGTTAGCCTAGGCTTGCTCACTCAATTTCGAAGGGTAGGTTCTTCATAATTCTTTGGGAGTGGgttatggtggtggtggtgagaccatcaggagaagaagaagggcagcGTTtatttaacatgaaattattgttttgcccatcaaattaaacATGTGCTTATTCAAGAGAAAAAGTGAATGCAATTGCCATTTCGAAATTGAAAGACCTTCTcacctatttcagaatttcagtgaaatttgatttctatttcactgaaataaggtacaaaaatcaaaccaaacaactaaaatagaaatcaccccatgaaattgatagaaatcataccaaatcaggctcAAATAAAAAAGTACTCTTTCCGACACAAAGACCCCCCCCCggcaaataaaaacaaaatggaaGGATTACCATTTTGAAGCCACGTTGACAATCAAGAGAACCTTTCCCTTGAATTTGCTAAGAGCAACATCCGTCCCATCAATATCCTGCATCAAAGTACATCATCATCAATGGGAATTAATTATTGGGggaattgcctagatctaccaaataacaaaaaaatttacaaaactgGTAGGTACAAATTATATTTTACAATCATAAGTTACAAAGTTGAATAGATTTACCAAATTCCCATATCAGTAAAAAACCTaaactaactctctctctctctctcaataagTTTGGATTGCGAGAAACTCATTAACGATCTTTCtatcttcctcctcctttccGCCTCTGAGAATTGAAATCAAAGGAGCAAAGGTAAAGCAACTAAGCAAGTTTTAGGATCTCCCCTTTTACTACTTTCACGCGCAGCGAAAGCACAACAGAGAAAGTCCAAAGACTCCCAAGGGCTAAGCGGATTGGGAGGTGATCTAAAGTACTATTCATCAAAGTATCAAAACGCGTATAACTTACAAAAGGTGGTGGTGCGGGCGGGTTTGCAGGGAGGAGGGTGGGGCagggttgcaggggagggggagggagtgATTGCCGAGGTGTTCTTCattggaggaagaggaagaagaagaagagagagagagaaggatgttaGGGGTATTTCAGGTTGTTCCTTTAGCTTTTTTTTACTGATATGAGGATTTGGTAGATCTTTTCAACATGTACCTTGTGAttgtaaaatataatttattctAACCAGTTTTGTAAATCTTATTGCTATCTTGTAGGTCTAGGCAATTTTCCCTTTATCATTTTTTACTACCCATGATTCTTCATTTGGAAAAGCTTTACCCAGTCCACATTAGAAAACAAAAagttaaagaaaacaaaatcctcACTAAGGAGCTAGGAAGGAACCTAGCATATTACTCCATTGGGATAACACTGTGatttctaaaataataaaattcaatCTTAATTCTTGTAGCTGCACACTGTTTCCTcacaaaaatcagttttttggggttcaatttcatgatttgatcTCCGAACCAATGAATGTACACAATTTCATTTGTTCAATTACAACTTAGAGAGAACAGATTTTTTTGACACATCACCCAAATAAATAATGCCCAGAAAGAAATAATACTCAATAATAGCAAAATTCATACCTTGACAGTGAAATCATAGATACTCTTTTCCGTTGCCGCTCTTGCGTAAACAATACCTGTGGTCCTCTGAGATTTCAGGATGGTATCAGGAAACGGCATAGATTGAAGGGAGAAGCCATGGTTTACAAAGGAAGACTTAAGCCCAAATGGGTTTTTCAGGGAGAAGTTGAGGGAAGCCATTGCTAGAGAAGAGGTCCATGAAGGGCTTGTTTTGGTTTGGCTCAAGTTCTGTAAAGGTGCTGTAGCAGAGAGGATGGTAGAGAATCCCAAAGACGCCATTCTGTTATGGATTAGGGATTGCAGTGAATCAGACTGCAAGAtttatttagggttttgaagctTCTGATGTGTGGAAGTTATGAATCCACGTGGCCTCGTCAGGTAGTGCTAGAGCCAAGAGCAGAAGAATTGATGATCTTGCTTTGTTTCTCCATTAACTCTGGCTGGTGAATGGGAATAGAAGAATTCTACCAGGCTTGGAAGTCGCAGATGTCAATGAGCCAACGAGGTCGGCTTCCGTGGCATTTTATATCGGGCTTGGCCAGACCGGCCGACCCGGTCCTCTGCCCATTCACCTGTAACCGACTAACCGCAATAATGCATAATGGGATCGTTATCCCCTGCAATACCCTGCCCGGTCCAGTTCCCTTAGTACCCCTAACAAGGAAGACACAATTACAATTCCACCCCTGACTGAATACCCTGCCGGGTTGGGGTCACCCCCTCTGATTACAGGCAGTTGGGAATTGGACCAGGCAAGGAATTGCAAGAAATAATTTTCTCATAAAATGTGTCTCAAACTCTTGGACCACTCAATAATGAGTTTATCGATGCGCTATCGCATTTGGCATGTAATACCAAAAGATTGAAAACTAAGAATCGGATAAGATGCACCtacaaaagccaaaaaaaacggataagggttttttttttttttatcaaacataaaaaaatatctttgggtcatatttattaattaaagaaaagaaatggaggtGAATGCAtccaacaaacaaaagaaagacaTATCCAAGAGACGCCCTTGTAACTCAATCAGACTCGATACACATGTAAtccaaatgaataaaaaaatcgcACCAACCATTAAAGCTAGTGGGTAGCATTGGAATCAGCcataataattacaaaattttttatgaaagaagaaaagttcATGCTTCACAAAATAGTGTAGGGTTTACAACGAATGCAGGTGGATGCATCCACCAAACAGAAGATAGAAACTGCAAAACGTTCCCTTTGATCGGAGGGATGTTGCCAACCACTAAAGCAAGTGGCTATTGACTCCAATCCAATTTTTAAAATGTACTATGTGTTTGCATCCTAATATTTGTGTTTGTGTTTCATCTTGAGTATTTTGCAATAGCAAGGCTCCGCAAAATTCATGTCAAGATAATATTAACCTAAAGATCCAAATATAGTTTTGGTCTCCACCTAGATTTGTGGAGTTTGAACtcaaataaatcataaacatTCCTTGTGGAATGGACATATTTTATTTGCTATGTGATATGTATATGATGGTGTGTGAACATTTTGTTGCATAATATTATATCATCTTATAATACATTTAAGATAGAGCTTTGgacaaaagaaggaaataagaagATTTTGTCATGGAGAGACTAGATAGAGCTTTCAACAACTATAACTGGAGAATGTTATTTGAAGAAGCCACAATATTTCATTTACATATATGGAGATCTGACCACTTGCCAATCCTACTTGACACTCCtccaaaagaacaaaaatattcAAATTTGAACAAATTTGGATTAGAGACCACACTTGTTAGGAAGTTGTTTAAAAAGCATGGAGTTTGGATATTAAAGGATTTGCAATGTTCAAGTTAAGCAAGAAAATTAGTTTCCTCTCAAACATTGGAGCAAAACTCGATTCGACAACGTTTAGGATACAAAAAAGAAACTTATTTAAGGGTTTGAGAATATACAAGGCAACAGAACACTTTCAACTAATCCTGCAGAAGAAGAAATCAGGAGAAACTTTGATGAAATTCTCCGTAGAGAAAAACTTATGTGGCATCAAAAGTCCAGAATTACCTAGCTTGTAGCTGGAGATCAAAATACTACCTTTTTCCAAGCAACACTAATTAAAAAAGAACACACAATCGTATCTGCAGGAGATTAAATGTCGTCCTCAATCTAATCCAACAAAGGATAGAAGATGCTACCAATAAACGGCTATGTGAGATGGAGATCCCAAAAACAGTCTTCTCAAGCAATCCATCTAAGTCTCTAGGTCTATATGGCTTTCAGGTATATTTTACCACAAATTTTGGAATATCATCACAAATGACTTAATTAAGGTTGTTTAATCATTCTTCATGTCACTATTTCTATTGAAACATCTAAACCAAACTTTATTGCTTTAATTCCAAAAGAAAGTCTCCTAAAACGATGAGTGAGTATAAGCCGATTGCCTTAACCAATATGGCTTccaaaaaagaagtaaagaaagaaacttTTTGCTTTTCATCAAATTGAAAAGCTTCTGATCAAGTGGATTGGTCTTTTCTCCAATGTGTTTTTAAGAAGCTTCTGTGAGAAATGGGTCAACTTTATCAAGCAATGTGTAACAACTATGAGATATTCAATCTTGATAAATGGTGTCCCAAGAGAAAGTATTGTTCCTACTCGTGAAATTAGGCAAGGTGATCctatttcctcttttctttttctcatatgtGAGAATGCACTTGCTCTTATGATATCTAAGGCCATTGATGATGGTGTTATAAAAGGAATTCAAGCGAAAGGGATTTGTCCAATGATTTCAAGACTATTCTTTGAAGGTCATACTCTCCTCTTCATGAAAATTCAAGAGAAACAACTACAAAGTTAGAAGGAAATTATACAAAATTATTGCAAGGCATCAGGGCAAACAGTAAACCTGCATAAGTCATGTTTCATCTTCAGTAGGAAAACCCCACTTGTAGTGAAAGAGGAGACTATGCAAATCATTCCTTATAGCAAagctaaagaaaataataagtACTTGGGCCTTCTTAATGACTGCCAGATCCAAACCAAATGTTGTTGTCGATATCAAAGACAAGGTTTTCAACAAATTAGATGAATGGAAGGAAAAACTATTATCTCATGTTGGTAAAGAACAGAGTGTCTAAATCTGTCCATAATTGTGAACTAGTAATGGTAAGTCCATAGTTGTGAACTAGTAACAGTAAAAATAgataattattaaaataatcatTACAAGCATATtaatatgaaaataaataaattaatttaatcatattaaattgTGTTTGATGGATGCATACATCAAATACAATTAATCCAACAAATTGGTCTATCGGTTTTGGAACTGTTGGGAGACCAATAATGTAATTGGTAGATCTAGAACCGGACcaaataagctattgggtgggtcgGTTTTGGTCCGATTCCCAATTCTGGTctaaaattgacacccttatcggAAACAAGGTTTAAGGTATTGATATTAGATCGACATTGATATGTATCAATCACTGGTATCGATAAAAAAAGGTGTTATTTTTTGTACTTATATGTATCGATCTTCTTATATGATAAATGGAAGGAAGATAGAACCATAAATCTTGTGATTGAATTTTTGAGTTAGCAAGAACTTTATTTTTCACTGGAGAGTAACCCAAGTTGCATTTTCTTGGATCTAtgtctcctccagttccctgtccGGTCCTGTTCCCCAGTGTTTGTAATAAGGGGGCcataatgaccaccctacccctgcccaagcactCTGTTCGattggggtccaccccccttattCCAGGCATTGGGCCATTgggggaactggaggagataattttcccattttcttccATATATAGAACCTACACTACATATACTGGTTATATGCGTACGGAAAAAATTTGGCTGCTACCTGGGTAGCAAGAAAAgtagaataattcacttccctcGGAAAAAGATTTGCTACCTGAGCAGCTGGAAATGTTCCTACTACCCCTACTGGCAGCCAAGAAAAttgaataattcacttcccctttgggttcataaatatccCCTTAGATTTTtgtatttaccaaaatacccttttagaTCTCATTTGCTTTGCTATCAGCACGGTGGCAACAAAGTTTCGTTCTATGCGTACATATTGTCAATAATCAAACAATAAAGACAATTGATGAGCATAATACCTTTAAATTTTGATGGAGTAGAAAACTTATTTCTTCACCTTACAACACTCGATCAAGCATTACTTAACCCTTGATTTTAGGTCTGATTTGGTATGactttatttcaatttcagaggGTGATTTCATTTTTGCATCTTATTTctgtgaaatagaaatcaagtggaatagaatttctgaaatagctgaggagttgtttcagaatttctatttcattgatttcactcttgctctttaatgagcacatggttaatttaatctgcaaagtagtaattttgcgataaaaataaaacatcacctTTCTTCCCGTAATGGTCTCaccgtcccccccccccccaccaccattgccatcaCCTctcgccaccaccacctctgccACCACCAATGCCATCGCTATTGCCgctatcaccaccaccaccatcaccatcaccgcCACCGCCATCACTTCCATGTCACCACTACATCGCCATCACCtcccgccaccaccaccgctcCGCAACTgtcaccaccactaccatcaccaccaccacaaccgcCACCATCGCCatcgctaccaccaccaccaccatctccattgCTACTACCTCCCCACCACCACTTCcagaccaccaccaccacccttcccgaagaaatatagagaatctattctcagaaattgaactgccaaatgaatttttttttattcttgaaatatttcatattgatacacaatcaaaacaatttcagtttttttgaccaaaaatctatttgttgactatttcataaaatcaaaccaaaattgaaatgaaaatcataccaaatctagCCTTATATCTTCATAGAAAATTTTCTCGAAATCATCAATATGGGGCACCTGAAGACGTAACGCCACGATGAAGGATCCATCTCCCTCCCTACCGGGAAGGATAAAGGACTTCCCATCAAACCCAAGCGATCCAGGGCCCATATGTATGGGCTTCCCCCAACCAAAATCGGCATCGTAGATCGGTAGCCCTACCCAACTCGTGACCGCTAGATTAGGATTCCCAAAGAAAACCCCCTGCGTACACCCAACCGTATGGAAAGATGTCCTGAACGGCGTCAGATCTTCttgacttttcaaaaaatcaatgGTGGATCTCACGTACTCATCATTCACCTTCTCCACTGCTTCTCTGATCTTGCCCGACGCATAACCCAACGGCTTCGCCAGCAATTCCCCGGCCAAGCTCGTTGGCGTTGTCGGAAATGTCGcattcccaaaatacccctgtGGGAGCGGCGGCCGCAACCGGTTCCGGCAATCAACGACGATGCGCAACTTGGTCAGCTGCTCCGGTTCATGAGCACGAGCCTTGCACGCGCACCTCCACATGTGTCCCGCAACCGCTTCATACCGGCTGAAGGCCCGACCGGATTCCTCGGTTCGACTTTCATTTGCTTTGCACTTAAGTTTCTCCACCTGATCTCTCGTCAATTTCAGCATTACCACCGTAGTctccttttttctctcctcaCTCGCATCAGAACGGCCGAGGAGCACTGGAGGCTGTTTAAACTCGACATGGTCGAACCGTGGGGCGGACGGTGATTCACTTGTATGCAAAACCGTCCGGTCTAAAAACACCGTTGTCTCAAGCTTCTCTCCACGAGCCACCTTGGCCCATGTATTGATAAACTGAAGAGCAGTTTGGCCGTCGACGATGACATGTGAGATGGCAACGCCGACGGCAATGCCACCACAGCAGAGTCTCGTGAGTTGCACAAGCAGCAATGGAAGTTCATTTATAGGAGTGTTGTAATCAATTCGAGGAATCAGTTCTCTGATCTCCGGCGTCGGCCTAAAATCGCCGAAATC
The nucleotide sequence above comes from Telopea speciosissima isolate NSW1024214 ecotype Mountain lineage chromosome 3, Tspe_v1, whole genome shotgun sequence. Encoded proteins:
- the LOC122656454 gene encoding probable phospholipid hydroperoxide glutathione peroxidase — translated: MASLGFSTILSATAPLQNLSQTKTSPSWTSSLAMASLNFSLKNPFGLKSSFVNHGFSLQSMPFPDTILKSQRTTGIVYARAATEKSIYDFTVKDIDGTDVALSKFKGKVLLIVNVASKCGLTTTNYMELSHLYEKYKTQGVEILAFPCNQFGFQEPGSNPEIKQFACTKFKAEFPIFDKVDVNGPNTAPVYQFLKSSAGGFLGDLIKWNFEKFLVDKKGKVVERYPPTTSPFQIEKDIQKLVAA
- the LOC122655004 gene encoding spermidine hydroxycinnamoyl transferase-like, coding for MVILKGSHTVTPAQPTSSGKLWLSESDQVKPLTHAPTIYFYRPTSSDVSITSADIDTLRDSLSKVLVQFYPLAGRLHWIGGGRLELDCNAAGAKLFEAESDASIVDFGDFRPTPEIRELIPRIDYNTPINELPLLLVQLTRLCCGGIAVGVAISHVIVDGQTALQFINTWAKVARGEKLETTVFLDRTVLHTSESPSAPRFDHVEFKQPPVLLGRSDASEERKKETTVVMLKLTRDQVEKLKCKANESRTEESGRAFSRYEAVAGHMWRCACKARAHEPEQLTKLRIVVDCRNRLRPPLPQGYFGNATFPTTPTSLAGELLAKPLGYASGKIREAVEKVNDEYVRSTIDFLKSQEDLTPFRTSFHTVGCTQGVFFGNPNLAVTSWVGLPIYDADFGWGKPIHMGPGSLGFDGKSFILPGREGDGSFIVALRLQVPHIDDFEKIFYEDIRVVVVVWKWWWGGSSNGDGGGGGSDGDGGGCGGGDGSGGDSCGAVVVAGGDGDVVVTWK